The following nucleotide sequence is from Ochotona princeps isolate mOchPri1 chromosome 24, mOchPri1.hap1, whole genome shotgun sequence.
ATACCTGCGCTACCGGCTACACCACTCGCCCACCAGGCCAGGAACGGAATGTTAGGGCCAacacagagctggcccaggcGAGGCAACTGGCAAAAGGTGCAAGTTTGGGGAggtgagaggagggggaggaagatgTCCGGGATACTAGGAGCTCTTGGGGTGACTGAGACCGGGACGCAGCGCTGGCAGCCAACCCTGGGGCAGGAGGTCAAAGGGTTTTCTGTGGGAAAAGCTGACCCAGGTCCAGGAGACCACACGCCAAGAGGGAATGGGAAATTCCTCCAGCAGAACCTCTGGGAAAAGAACTCCCAgttggtggaggaggggaggcatGGCCCAAATGCGGACAGGAACCAAGGGACCTGACTCCCACAGAAAGGACTTTTGGGCTCCCTAGGCGAGAGCAGGCCACCCTGGACAGCAGTAACAGTTGTGGACCCAGAACTGAGGACTCGGACTCCACGATGCTGGCTTAAACTCCTTTAATTAAAACGGTTTTCtgacaggcagagtgagagagacggCTCGTGCCGGCTGATGCCCTGccctggggcggggggggagtAGCCCTACTGCGCTGACTCCACCTCTGAGCCAGCGCCCTGCTCATGTGTTTTGGAAAGATGGCCcgctcaagtgggagaccagacggagttctggcttcagccacgtGGCAGCAATGGGGAGTGGAGTGTGGACCAGTGAAGCAGAGCTCTCACTCTCCCGGCTACCGCTCTACCTTTGCGTAAATgagctggggctggcatggtgccaTGGCAGGAGAGACGTGTGACTGAGGGAGGCACCCTGGGCCTGCAGAGTGGGGAAATTTACTGCCACAAGTTTGCCCCCCAGTGTGCGAGCCCAGCTAGTGTTCCCGACAACACACTCGGGTAAAGCAGGAATAGCACTTACAGCCAGCACAGGGGGTCTCGGTCATGGCTGCTCTTGCCCAGCCCAAGAGATGTGCGTAAGTGTCCGAGGATGGCTGCGGTGAGCCAAGCAGTGTCCACCGTAGGTGTCCAGGAACTGGCGGCCGCCCATCCCCCTTGCTTGAGGCCGCATTCCATCCATGCCAAGAATTTCTGATGGGCCAGCAGGAGCAGCCGGACACGGGTGTCCACCAGTGTCAGCTGCGTAAGTGTCCAAACGTGCACCCCTCACTGGACGCAGCCACCCATGGcagccccagctggctgcagctgACGGAGAGGCCAGGTGTCTCCACACCCTACTTTCAAACACGTAAAGAAAAATGTATCCCAGTACCAACAGGAGAGCTGGAAGCAGCTGTAGTAGGGCTGGTGTGTCTGCCTTCGACTTGTAGTGTCCGGCACGTGGTGGGCACCTGGACAGGCCACTGCGACCCGTGTCCCACCAGTGCCGTTTCCACTCTCAGGCTCCGCTTCCTGTGACGGGCTCAAGTTGGTGGATGCAGTCCCAGCGTTTCTgcctcacccagccccagccattccaGGTATCTGGCCACTGGGCCAACAGATGTGAGAGctgtttgtctctgcctctcaaacacatttttaaaacaatagaaccagggcccagcgcagtagcctagtggctaaagtcctcaccttgaatgcacccggaccatagtcaccagttctaatcccagcagctccacatccatccagctccctgcctgtggcctgggaaagcagtggaggacggcccagggccttgggaccctgcacccacgtgggagacccagaagagctcctggctccggatcagctcagccattgcagccacttggggagtgaattctctgtatctcctctctgtaaagtctgactttccaataaaaagaaataaatctttaaaccctcccccccacacacaggtcctggggttggcattgtggtatagcaggttaagccactgctagaGATTGGAAGGCGGTACAAGCCCCagggctctacttcccattccagcCCCTCAGGTGGGAGGCCAGGGTGGAGTTCGGCCTCCTGAACTTGGCCCAGGCCAGCCTCTCTGCCTTTGCAGCCTGggcagtgaggcagcagatggaggagctctgctcctctctgtccctttgcCTCGCAAACATGACGAGAGGTGAGGTCGAGAAGAGGATTTTTATGAGGGTTTtccagtcctctgctgcagaacgtGGGCTGCAGGAGCCCTGCCTGAGGGCAGGGAACAGAACTGGGAGTCCCTGTGCTCTGCTCCTCTGGCCCTGGGATTCCCCACCCCCAACGGGGCAGGCTCTCCAGGTAGCCTGGCTTCTGGCGCCATGGGTTCCATCCCTGCCTCTGCTTttatctgctggggccacagccctGAGGCCGACCCCAGTGCCTGGTATCTTGGCTCTgcggggggtggaggggtggcgGCATCCCAACCCCAGTAACACTGCTGCTCTTGCTTGTTCTAGAATCCCAGGCCCATCACAGAACCCCACTGCCCACTTGGAAGGAGTGCAGCAGGCCTCGTGCCTCTTCTGAGGGCTGCATTCCCAAGGCGACACCTCCACTCAGCCAGTGGTGAAGGCCCCAGGGGACTTGAAGAgcagccagacccagccctgTGTCGTGCTGTCTCTGCCCGCCCACCACACACTCCAGGCGGCTCTCCCGATCAAGGGGCCCCTGGGGGTGCGGCTGGGATGGCTCACCGACAGGCTGCCTGGTCCCTGTGGTCCTCCAGACCCTGTACCTGCAGCACACCCCCGCCTGGGCCTCACCGGCTCCTGCCGAGTGCCCCACCTCACAGCAGAGAGGTGGGAGACCACAGCAGTGCCCCACCTGACAGCAGGGAGGCGGGGCCCACAGCAGTGCCCGGCCCCCACCAGCCCAGCAGACCCGATGTGATTGCGCGTGGCCTGAGCGCTGTTGCCAGGCTGCCAGACCTCAGGAGCCATCCCTCCACTAGGCTCTTGGGGGGTGGTGCAGGAGTGCAGCCCTACCCGTAGCTGCACCAGATCTGGGACCCGCTCAGCTCCAGGGGTAATGGCCCAAAGTCCCAGTAACACTTAGGGGCCGTGATAGGGCTAACTTCTCAGTACCTGGGCCACTATGGGTGGCTGTGGGACGGGCTGAGAGTGAGCAATGAGGATCTGGGACCCTGGCCCTCCCCTGGGGATGTGGGTTGTGATGGCCCCAGCAGTGTCCTGAAGCAGGTTGAACAGCTGGCCCTGGCCATGGAGAAGCTAAGAGCATTCAAGACACGGGGGTGGGCAGCACGGGTCCTAGCTGGATGGATGGACAAAGTGGCCTTGGGGGAACCAGAGCCAGAGAGCTGCAGGacagcaggtgggcagggccctGGCTAAGTTGCTCAGGGGCTGCACCTTTGTCCCGGAGGCTGGGAGGGTGAGTGAGGGGCCACAGACGGTTTCCAAAGGAAGCTGGGGTGACACAGGGCAGGGCATCAGGGAAAGGGGATAGACCTAGAGGAGGGCACACCCAGAGGCCTTTCAGCTTTCCTGTCCCTGGGTCGGCACCTGCAGCAGCCCTGAGCCTAGGGGGCTGCCTTTGTCTCCTCCACCCTCCACCTGTGGTCCCAGGACTCCTCCCCCCCTGGAAGGCCCCTGCAGACCCTTCAGGCCACTCCCACGAGGCGCCCTGAGTGGTCCCGCTCCACCCCTCCCACCACCTCGGAGGACCCCAGGGACCCCGCGGGGGCGGTCTGGGGCGGGGCGACCGAGTGGTTATAGTCGGACCCACTCCGGGCCGCCAAACGCAGCTCACCCGCGGCTCCCGACGCCGAGCGCGCAGACCCAGCCCCGCTAGTTGCTGGCCCGTCCGGTCGGGCGGCCGTCGACGCAAGCGCCCTGGCGTGGGGCCCGGGAGTGCAGACCCCGGCGCGGGGTCCTGGGGCTAGCCGGCGGCTTCTGGCGCTGCCGCTGCTCCTGCTCTTGCTGCCGCTGCCCACGGGCGCCTGGTACAAGCACGTGGCGAGTCCGCGCTACCACACGGTGGGCCGCGCGGCCGGCCTGCTCATGGGGCTGCGCCGCTCGCCCTACGTGTGGCGCCGCGCGCTGCCCGCGGCCACCAGGACCCCGGCTTGGGACGCGCTCGTCCCGGGGCCCGCCGCGCGCAatgctcttctgctttctccgGGGCTTCGGGAGCGGCGGGAGGTGCCACGCTGGAGCTCCGCGGCTGCGCGCCCCGTCCATGCGCTCCGCAGCCCGTCCGCCCCGGAGGAGTTGCTGCTGGAGCCCCGTTCAGCGGAGCCCGCCAGGTGAGGGAAAGGAGAAAGCCAGGGCTTCCCGGGAGGTgcaggcgggggtggggtgcGACTGGTGAACCCCCCAACCCCGCACACCCGAGGGGCGCACGGCCGGTCCGTAAAAGTACTGCTATGCTTTTAATAGACTCATCGGAGAGACGCCTCCCGCCCCGCCACGGTGGTACCTGCAGCGAAGACCCCTCGCCGGCCCCCGCCTGACCCCCAGACAGCCCTGAGCTCACCCGTCCCCTTGGCTCCCGCGTGCCCGCAGCGCCGGCCCCGCAGGGCTGTGCGGTCAATAAAATCCGCCTGTGTCGCTGCACCCCCGCGTGTGACCCCTCTCTTTGCTGTGTACTTTGCCGACAGGCTCCGGCCCGAAGTGCTGCGCCCACGCCCTGGCAAATGTCAGGAATCCCCTGGGCAATCAGGAGGGGCCCCTGGTGCTGGGGGGGCTGGGGAGCGGGGAGTGATGAGGTCATCAGGCCGGGGTTCCGGGCAAGGTGACCCCACCAGCCCCTGTGAGGGGAGGTGGAGAGGGACCGGGACCCTGGGCCCTGTCTCATTCTGGGGtgtgcagggagggaggaagaagaggccaGCCGCGGACAATGAAGCTGGAGCCCCGCATCCTGGGGTCAGGCAGCCCACCTTGCCCGTCTTGTCTCTCAACTTTCATTCCAGACCTGGAGCTCCTGGGAACACCTCCATTCACAGTCATGATCTCTTGGGGCGGGGGACGAAgggctcccctgccctccttggCCTTCCTAATCTGCATTGCTGGTCATTGGCTCTGGCCTCTTACacacctgggccctgccatctTGACTAACTGGAGTCTTCTTCAGCTCCCAGCTCAGGATGGTCTGGGTCCCCTCACCTCCCCTTCCCCTGCAGCTTCCCAGTGCCCAGAGCCGACCTGGATCTCAGCTAGCTCTCGGGCTGGTGTCCCCAGCTGTGCCCTGATTCGACAGCTTGTCACCCCAATGCATGTACCCTGACTTCGCTCCAACTCCCCCACCCGGCTGGGGAAGAGCGCAGGGTCCCAGGCCCACGTACAGGAGACCTCATCCACCCAGGGCTTGCCACGCCTGGTGCTGGCTGGCCTTCATGTCTGATGAATACCAGGTTGAAGCTGGTCCCACTGGGGCTCGGGGCGGCCGCCATCTCTGCCCACCATCCCCCATGATACGCACCCCCAGTCTGGAGCACTATCAGCCCCCACCCCGCCGGGCCACGCAGGGCTGAGCCGAGGCGAGGCGATGACCGCCAGGTGGCGCTGCGCGGCCGCGGCGCTGGGCTCCGGGTGCGTCCGCGCGTTTGGTGGCCGGGCCGGGCCTCCTGGCCGGGCCTGGTCCTCGCCGCCGTCCTCCTGGCCGGTCCTCCTGGCTGCGCCTCCTGGCCGGACCTGGTCCTCCTGGCCGGGCCTGGTCCCTGCCGTCGTCCTTCTGGCCGGTCCTGCTGGCCGGTCCCACGCGCGCCCTGTGCCCGCCACTCGGGGCCCACGTGCCCGCTCCAGTTTCAGCTCTGAAGAGATGGATGGCGCAGCCTGAGGGAGGCGTCCCTAAGGAGCACTCAGCCGGCCTGGGCCTGGAAGCCTGGGCCGGGGTCTCTGAGGGAAGACCCCACTTCTGCCAGAGCCGCGGGCCGGCTGGGGTAGTCCTCAGGGCTCTAGTCACATCGTCTTGGTCCTTCTGGCTGGCTCCTTGCTGGTCAGTCATCCCACTGTCACCGGAGAGAATCCAGGCACCTCACCTCCGTGGTTTTGACCTGCACCTTCAGAAACCCCACAGCTGGCCACCCTTGCCCACCTCAGTGACATGCAGCCGGGTCTTGGGcagcagaaagcagcaggggacctgGAAGCTCTTCCCTGGACAGGAGGGAAGAGGGGGAAGCCAGGGCCCCCTGAGCTAGGGTGGCTACAGAGCAGCAACAGCCTGGCTGTGCTGGGAGCTCCTCCCGGGATGTCTGTGGGCAGCGGGTGGTGGGGCACTGCCCTCTGAGCAGCTacaggcaggggccaggcagaGGTGGGGAGCTGGTCCAGGGCAGCCTCATTCAGGAGCTGCTGGGGTGTGGGCACCCAGGGGGCCATGGCTCAGGAGGCTGCCCGGGGCGGGCCCTGTGCATGGGTGGGGGCTGGAGAGCCCCGGCTGAAAGTCTTGACATCAGATCTGGCTgtgggggctgagctgggccaccctctcctgctgcccacatgggggacTGTCTGGGCCACTTCTGCCCCACCCTGGGGAGATCAGtaggtgctggggtccctgctggcTCCAGGGGCAGACCTCAGCAGGGCTCTGTGGTGAAGGGTATGGGATGAGTGCCTCCTGTCCCTGGGCCCATGGGGAAGAAGGGTTGCTGCTTGGCTAGGGGGCTGGAGGGACGccctgtgtgtgcttgtgtgtgccaTGCTGACCGATGCCCAGAGCTGCCCGGAGCACAGAGGCCAAAGCCCTGGGGCAGCTTATCCCAGGCCAGCAGGTTAGCATAGACCCCCCCACCCCAATACACAGCCAGTCCAGGCCCCAGTGCCCAGTGCAGAGCAGGTTGGGTGACCATGCACCCAGGGCTCCATGCTGCTGGCTCCCTTTGGTCTCCTGGTCCACCGTGGGGCTTTGCGTGGGACAGGGCAGCCCTGCTTGCACAAGGCTCTAGGGAGCAGCTCGGAGGCGCGGCGGCAGGCCAGGGGACCCCATCTCACTGTGTCTGCGGACACTTCCTCCTGCCTGCTTCCCCCTCCAAGAGCCTGCCCCGGTGCCTCGCACAGAAAAGGCGGAGGTGCGGCGTCAAGGTGGTTGCGAGCCGGGGAGGCGGGTCCCCGGGGCAGCCGGCCGGAGGCAGGGCCAGGCGGGCGCAGCGTGGccccggggcgggggcggggaaggggcggGAGCGGGGGCGGTGCCCCAGCCGGAGCCCGAGCTGGGGCCGGAGCCCGAGGCGTCTGGAGCGGAGCGCAGCGCCGAGGCGGCCGCCCGTCCCCCGCGCCACCCCCGCGCCACCCCCGCGCCCCGGCCTGCGGGCCCCGGAGCGCCGCGGCCAGCCCGCGCCCGGCCGGTGGTCAGCGGGCGCCATGGCCGCGCCGGAGCCGTTGCGGCCACGCCTGTGCCGCCTGGTGCGCGGCGAGCAAGGCTACGGCTTCCACCTGCACGGCGAGAAGGGCCGCCGTGGGCAGTTCATCCGGCGCGTGGAGCCCGGCTCCCCCGCCGAGGCGGCCGCGCTGCGCGCAGGGGACCGGCTGGTCGAGGTCAACGGCGTCAACGTGGAGGGCGAGTCGCACCACCAGGTGGGTGCGGGGCCgcgggcggggcgggggaggCTCCGCAGCTCTGGCAGGGCCGCCCCCGCCTCCCCCACGGCAGGGAGGGGCCGCACTGCGGTCCTGGCCGGCCGTGGGCCGCCCTGTGCCGTCGGCGCCCATCTGGGTGCTTCCCCTGAGTGTGAGTGGGGATGTGTGGGCGCAGCCGCTGCCGGGGTCCTCTGTGGCGCCCGTGTCCCGTCCAGCTGGAGTGCCTGGGCCGGTGGGAGTCGATCCCAGGCCTTCCACGCCTGCAGTTCTCTCCCTCCTGCTGAGGCCGCCTCGTAGCTGGAGAGCATtgcagccctggggtggggggcgtcTCCCTGGCACTGGCCTCAGACCCTGGCTGAGGGCCAGACTCGGTGCAgacctgctggggctgctgggcggCCCTCACCCAGTGAGTCTGTGACCAGCCTACGTGGCCTGCTCGGGGCCTGGAGATGAATAGATTGGTTTTCTGCTGGGCCAGGGCTTGAACCCCTGGTGGGTGTCTGCCCCAGGGTCCTCTATCCACTGTCTGCCTCACAGAGAGAAAAGTGGCAGAAGCTGTTTGTGGCAGAAGGGTGGTCGGGACCAGAGGGCTTGGCTGACAGGTGTGGGGGCCAGCTGAGCTGGCATGCAGTGCCTGTGTGACAGTCATGGCCACCCTGTGCCCGGGCACACTTTCTTGTTCAGGCCCCGGAGCCTCCCACAGCCCCAGGAGGAGTGGGAGGGGCCGCAGACTAGGACGCTGAGGGCCAGAGCTTGGCATTAGGGAGACGGAGGGGGGCAATAGGGAGACGAAGCCCCGGGCTTCAAGGCAGGAAGGGGGCTCCCAAGGAAGGGGCTGATCTTGTTCGGGGTGCCCAGGTGCACA
It contains:
- the NPW gene encoding neuropeptide W, which translates into the protein MVRAPAPSRPARRGWPPGGPPLPGGRHRPAQQRPRPAEVGAAASVQEGGGRRPAPPRAARLPGSDPLRAAKRSSPAAPDAERADPAPLVAGPSGRAAVDASALAWGPGVQTPARGPGASRRLLALPLLLLLLPLPTGAWYKHVASPRYHTVGRAAGLLMGLRRSPYVWRRALPAATRTPAWDALVPGPAARNALLLSPGLRERREVPRWSSAAARPVHALRSPSAPEELLLEPRSAEPARLIGETPPAPPRWYLQRRPLAGPRLTPRQP